AATGACATCCGAGGAATTGAGCGATTTAGAAATGGAAGACATGATGATGCGAGCACCGCGCAAGAAGAACTCTTTGCTGGAGCATGGAGCGTCCGGCACAGTGACGATTCCAAAGGCCCCAAACCACAATtccaacgaggaggacgagctgtACTGTTTCTGCCAGCAGGTCTCGTACGGGAACATGATTGCGTGCGACAACTCCGACTGCAAATACGAGTGGTTCCATTATGACTGTGTCGGGCTCAAAGAGCCTCCACAGGGAATCTGGTACTGTCCAGACTGTCGCAAAGACATGGAGCTGGGCCGCAAGACCGAGCGGCGGCGGCGCGACCGCTAGATCCGCGTTTGCCAGACATCTTTCACCCGTTTCTGGTTGACAAACGGCCGCACCACCAGTATCGACACAACGAGAACCGCAATCGTTGCTAAGAGAGTCGTTTTGCTAAAGTCGCCTCTCATGGAGTCAAAAGAGCTCGATGGGCGCACAAGCGTCGCAAACAGGTCAGTTCCCGCACCAACAACGAGCGTCGTGGACTCCAGCTCTGTGGGCACAGAAACTAGTTTCTTGGTGCCAATGATCTTCCTATAATGAGACAGCGTGAGTTTGGGGTTGATCGGCAAGACGGGCTGGTACTTCATCAGCATCTCTTCGGACGGCTTTTTGCTCACGTCAATTGGCCGTCTTGCATTGGCCAGTGTGCGAGGAATAGCAACAATCTCCCCGGATTCGAGTGCCACGATCAGCCATTTGGAGGCGATGTTGTATTTTGTCCGCGTCACAGTCATGGCGGCCACTTTCGCAGGGAAAACGTATGTGCGCACATGATGTTCAGGGACTTTTGATCTTTGGTCAGGAGTGAGCGACTCGTATAGTTCAATGACGCCTAGGATGCTGGTCTCTGCGTTTTTTTCGCTCGTGGTGAATATAATAAAGTTCTCCTCGAACACCAATTTCAACGACTCAGGGTTCTTTGTAGAGTGCTCAAACGACGCATATGTCTGGTTTGTGGCTTTGTTGTAGACCACAAACTTGACAAGTGCAGAGTTTTCGTTGTAAAACACACCAACAGAGGTTTGCGGGTTCAGATACTTGTACAGGACTCTGCGACTTGCTAAAACAACGGCTGGAGATGCCACTTCAGTGTTGTTATATCCCCTGGCAGCAGTTGTCAAGAGACGGTACGAATCGTCCAGATTTGGAGGATACAGTGCTTTCTGTTCCTCTTTGACGTCCGTCTCCAAAAGCTTCCCGTCCTGTACTATGTATAATCTTTCATTGGCCGCGTATGCCTGATTATCCAATCTGAATATCCGGGAAAATCCCTGGCCCTTAATACTCCATTCAAGATGGCCGTAGCTGTCGTATCCGTAAAGATTGCCGTTTCCAGACAGCACAATAATCGTCTTATTAAACCCAAAATGTTTGTCGGTGTCTTTATGCGGCTCCTGGAAGAGCAAATGCAAATTGTGCTTGAGTCTGTCAATATAGCCGGACCAGTGCTTTTCGTGctcaaaatcctcaaaTGTCACGCTAAGCTCTTCGTGGCGGTCGATGATCACGATGTCGCCAATTTCCGCCAAAGACTCGTCTCTGGCCCAAACCAGCTCTCCT
This window of the Ogataea parapolymorpha DL-1 chromosome VII, whole genome shotgun sequence genome carries:
- a CDS encoding Conserved hypothetical membrane protein; translated protein: MLFIFFLVLLASGLPADEIFRVDWQTVQIGTPFTSLFKDGRIHSLTDQNIYSVLNSSTGEVLYRYQSDTPIQHDSVLSPAWDGLVACGFNHEAVSRIVFWAKDGLIERELDLGSLAGIHNVRDEVLLAVQKNGSVLQIDKDYGHSTVAHVGPVNASKLAFFADQLVLVTKSSAGTAYKVLDGQEGRLGCQFDDVLVTDEGIVCNKDIYKLESGKLQRYKNSPLAALAAKTARIVNSQYLVTVGENIQIYDLDEPSRLIDSYGLEYPADLIEADTVDGKVAAFVVSGNDLLLFVEGELVWARDESLAEIGDIVIIDRHEELSVTFEDFEHEKHWSGYIDRLKHNLHLLFQEPHKDTDKHFGFNKTIIVLSGNGNLYGYDSYGHLEWSIKGQGFSRIFRLDNQAYAANERLYIVQDGKLLETDVKEEQKALYPPNLDDSYRLLTTAARGYNNTEVASPAVVLASRRVLYKYLNPQTSVGVFYNENSALVKFVVYNKATNQTYASFEHSTKNPESLKLVFEENFIIFTTSEKNAETSILGVIELYESLTPDQRSKVPEHHVRTYVFPAKVAAMTVTRTKYNIASKWLIVALESGEIVAIPRTLANARRPIDVSKKPSEEMLMKYQPVLPINPKLTLSHYRKIIGTKKLVSVPTELESTTLVVGAGTDLFATLVRPSSSFDSMRGDFSKTTLLATIAVLVVSILVVRPFVNQKRVKDVWQTRI